The nucleotide sequence ATTTCACCGCTCAAATTGGCGATCCGACTGGCAAGTCTGAAGTGCGCCGACAGTTAACGCCAGCAGACGTAGCTCAAAACGCTCAAACTTATCTGGATCAAGTCCGACCGATCTTGGACTTCGACACACCAGGTCGCTTAGAAATTCGCTATAACTCCGAGTGGCTCGCCAATCTTGACTTGTCAAAAATTTTGGAACTGCTCTCAACCATGACGGTGGGGCAGATGCTCGCAAAAGAAGGCTTTGCGGAACGCTATGAGCGGGGCAATCCAATTTATCTGCATGAATTTCTCTATCCCTTGATGCAGGGCTACGACTCGGTAGCAGTACAAGCAGATGTGGAATTGGGCGGCACTGACCAGAAATTTAATATTGCCGTGGGCCGAGATTTACAACGCCACTTTGGACAAACGCCTCAATTTGGCTTGTTAGTACCGATTTTGATTGGCACCGATGGAACTCAGAAAATGTCGAAGTCTTTAGGCAACTACATTGGCTTGCTCGAAGACCCCTTGACCATGTACTCGAAGCTAGAAAAAGTACCCGATGCACTGTTACCTCAGTACTGCGAGCTACTAACTGCTCGCGCCTTAGATGAGTTGCCCGAAAATCCGCGCGATCGCCAGAAGCTCTTGGCTCTTGATGTTGTCAGCCAATACCACGGGTCAGAAGCCGCTGTTAACGCTCAAAAAGCCGCTTTAGATTTAATTGGTGGGGGCACCGCTCAAGGTAACGCGGTTCGAGAATTTTCTCTAGCAGAAATCCAATTTCCTGCCAAGCTGTTCTACTTAGTTAGTGCCAGCGGTCTCTGCAAAACCAGCTCAGAAGCGCGGCGACAAATTCAAGGCGGGGCTGTCAGGTTAGAGGGCGATCGCGTAGATCAAGCAGACCTCACCTTCAACTCCCCAGAGGAGTTGCACGGACGAGTGTTACAGCTCGGCAAAAAGAACTTTGTCCGTCTCGTACCGTGAGGCCCAATGTCAGTCACAGAAAAGTCAGCCACAGAAAAATCAGTCGCAGAAAAGATTATTGTGCCTCTAGATGTACCCACCGAGGCAGAGGCGATCGCCTTAGTAGAGCGCTTGCCTCAAGTTAGTTTCTGGAAGGTAGGACTGGAACTATTTGTCGGCAGTGGTCCTAGCATCTTGACCGCCTTGAAAGAGCGGGAGAAACGCATCTTTTTAGACCTAAAGCTGCACGACATTCCGAATACGATGGCAGGAGCTTGCCGAGCCGCAGCCAAATATGGCGTAGACTTGCTCACGGTGCATGCCACAGCGGGAAGAACCGCGTTAGAGGCATCTCAGGCTGCGGCTGAAGCAGGAGCGATCGCAGCGGGTCTACCTGCGCCGAAATTGATTGCAGTCACGCTCTTGACCAGCCTTTCATCCCGGATGTTGGCTCTTGAGCTGAAAGTGCCTTTAGAGCTGCCAGAATATGCCTTGCAGATGGCTCTCCTAGCTCAGGAAAGTGGCTTAGCAGGAGCGGTTTGTTCTCCTCAGGAGGCTGAGCAACTGCACCAAACTTGTGGTGACGACTTCCTCTTGGTCTGTCCGGGGGTGCGTCCGACTTGGGCAGAAGCAGGAGATCAGAAAAGAGCCATGACTCCAGCCGCAGCTTTACAGGCAGGAGCCAGTTACTTAGTGATTGGTCGTCCGATTACGGCTGCCTCTGACCCAGAAGCCGCCTTTACCCGAATTTGTGATGAATTGGCAGTTGTGG is from Trichocoleus sp. FACHB-46 and encodes:
- the tyrS gene encoding tyrosine--tRNA ligase, yielding MTSLEASRVEQSLAWLDRGTSEIFPNRPDSDDLDENLIQRLAQADRPLRVKFGIDPTGAEIHLGHSIPVRKLRAFQDAGHTAVLIIGDFTAQIGDPTGKSEVRRQLTPADVAQNAQTYLDQVRPILDFDTPGRLEIRYNSEWLANLDLSKILELLSTMTVGQMLAKEGFAERYERGNPIYLHEFLYPLMQGYDSVAVQADVELGGTDQKFNIAVGRDLQRHFGQTPQFGLLVPILIGTDGTQKMSKSLGNYIGLLEDPLTMYSKLEKVPDALLPQYCELLTARALDELPENPRDRQKLLALDVVSQYHGSEAAVNAQKAALDLIGGGTAQGNAVREFSLAEIQFPAKLFYLVSASGLCKTSSEARRQIQGGAVRLEGDRVDQADLTFNSPEELHGRVLQLGKKNFVRLVP
- the pyrF gene encoding orotidine-5'-phosphate decarboxylase, whose product is MSVTEKSATEKSVAEKIIVPLDVPTEAEAIALVERLPQVSFWKVGLELFVGSGPSILTALKEREKRIFLDLKLHDIPNTMAGACRAAAKYGVDLLTVHATAGRTALEASQAAAEAGAIAAGLPAPKLIAVTLLTSLSSRMLALELKVPLELPEYALQMALLAQESGLAGAVCSPQEAEQLHQTCGDDFLLVCPGVRPTWAEAGDQKRAMTPAAALQAGASYLVIGRPITAASDPEAAFTRICDELAVVA